The window GAGCAACGAGACGAGTTCCCGGGCCGACTCCGGCGAGAGGCCGCGATGGCCGACGTCGTGGTAGGCGTCCCACCCGGCCAACCGGATGAGGAAGTACGGCTCCGTCGGGTCGATGCCGTACATCGAGAGCGCGAAGGGCTCCGGTTCGAAGTACTGGGGGTGGAGGTAGGCCAGTTCCTGAAAGTCCAGCGACCGGCGCTTCTTCGCCGAGACGGGCATCTCGAAACTGTCGGGCGCACACACCGTATCGACGAAGGGCAGCGTCATCCGGTAGTTGAGTATGCGCATCAGCCGCGAGTCGATGTGCGTGTCGCTGACGACGACGTTCCGACAGCCGACGACCGTCGAGACGTGTGCGGCCGCGGGACTGAGTCGGCTGACGATGACGTCCGGTTCGAACCGGCGGGCGACCGACAGGAGCCGCTTCTCGCGGAGCAACAACTCCCACATAAGTCCCGGAAACGAATCGCCGCGGGTCGTTATCGGCGCGTGGTCGATGCCGTAGGCGTCGAGCAACTCGACGGTCACCTCCTTGACGCGCGAGGCGACGAACGTCTCGTGGCCGCCGCGCTGCAGTACCGACAACGCGTTCCGGAACAGGTGCACCTGTGCTGGATGACCGATATCGAAGAGGACGCGAACGCCGCTGTCGGATTCGGAGGGCGTCGGCACGTCGTGGTCCGGGGCACTGGTTCCTCGCTCCAGCGTAGCCGACAGTACCATCGCTACGGCCACCTCCCGCCGATGGAGTAGACGGGGACGTCCGCCGACCCCGCATCGACCGCCCGTCGGCCGTCGAGAATCGGCGCGTCGAAGGCCGCCCAATCGAGGTCGGCGAACTCGTCGTGTGGCGTCACCACGACGACGGCGTCGACGTCCTGCTCGTAGACGTCCGGGAGGGCGACCCGTTCGACGTCGAGGTCGTCCCAGTCGTCCAACATCGGGTCCGCGGCGAGCACCGTCGACCCCTCTTCCCGGAGCAGTCGGGCGATGGGCAGCGACGGGGCGTTCCGGAGTTCCTCGATGTTGGCCTTGTAGGTCATCCCCAGCAGGAGGACACGGGAATCGGCCGGGGCGACGCCCTCCGTATCGAGGACGTGCCGGAGCATCGATACGGTGTAGTCGGCCATCCCGTCGTTGATGTCTCGGGCAGTCGGAAGGAGGGGGTCGTCGACGTCGAAGGCGCCGGTGAGGAAGTACGGGTACACCGGGATGCAATGGCCGCCGACGCCGGGGCCGGGGGTGTGAATCTCACAGAACGGCTGTGTGTTGGCGACGTCGATGGCCTCGTTGACGTCGATGTCCATCGGCCGGGAGTACTTCGCCAGTTGGTTCGCCAGCGCGATGTTGACGTCCCGGTAGACGCCCTCGAAGACCTTGACGGCCTCCGCGGTCGTCGCGTCGGTGGTCTCGACGATGCGATTATCGCTGATTTCGTCGTAGATGAGCGCCGCGGCGCGGGTGCTTTCGGCGTCGACGCCGCCGACCACCTTCGGATGGGTCCCGCGAATGTCGGCCAGCGCCTGCCCGCTGACGGTTCGTTCGGGGCAGGCGGCGGCGCCGAACTCCTCGGGGGAGAGGCCGCTCGTCTCGGCCAGCAGGGGGACGACGAGGTCGGTCGTCGTTCGCGGCGGCACCGTCGATTCGACGACGACGAGGTCGCCGGGCGACAGTCCCGCGCCCACGTCCCGGACCGCCGACAGAAGCGCCGCGAGGTCGGGTTTCTGTTCGTCGGTCAACAGCGTCGGCACCATGAGGACGTGGACGGCGGCCTCCTCGGCGGCCGCGGCCGAATCCGTCGTCGCCCGGAAGGCGCCGTCCTCGACCATGTCAGTGACGAGTTCCGAGAGTCCGGGTTCCCGTTTGATATGGCAGTCGCCGTTGTTGATGGTCTGCACGACGTCCTCGTCGATGTCGACGCCGATGGCGTTCCCGGAGACGGCCGCATAGACAGCCGCCAGCGGCAGGCCCATCTTCCCGAGGCCGTAGACGGCGACCGGTACGTCACCGCCGGTGAACGCCGCTCGCTGGGCGGTTTCGTCCTCGGCGGCCCCGTACAGGCCCGTGCGTTCGCCGACCTGCTGGCTCATTGGACCACCCGCTTGGGCTTCAGCGCCATTTCCTCGATATCCGTGGCGATTTCGAGAACGCGAATCGCGTCCTCGGCGGTGACGAGGGGTTCGGTTCCCTCCCGGGCGGCCTCGATGAACGCTTCGAGTTCGGCCTTCAGCGGTTCGCCGTTCTCGACGATGGGGCGTTCGACGACGCTCTCGTGACGGTAGCGGATGTCGCCGTCGGATTCGATGTATTCGGGCAGCGAGCGCCGGTGAATCTCGACGGTCTGACTGATGAAGTCGACGTTCACCCGACAGGAGATGGCGGTAACCGACAGTTTCCGGACCTTCTCCTGAGTGAGGCGGCTCGCGGTCAGGGCGGCGACGCTCTCGTTTTCGAACCGGAACTGGACGGTGGCGTGCCGCTCGTCGCGGGCCGCCGCCGATACCGACTCGATTTCGCTGTCGACGAGTGATAGCAGAATGTCGATATCGTGGACCATCAGGTCCATGATGACGCTGTCCTCGTTGTCCCGGTTCAGGGGCGGGCCGAGGCGGTCGATGTCGATGGCGACGACGTCGAGGTCGGGGACGATATCCGCGAGCACGCGCGTCGCGGGATTGAACCGCTCGATGTGGCCGACCTGTAGCGTAACGCCGGCCGCTTCCGCTCGCTCGGCGAGGTCGCGTCCCTTATCGAGGTCGTCGACGAACGGCTTCTCGACGAGGACGTCGATGCCACGCTCGATACATTCCAGTGTCGTCTCGTAGTGATACGGCGTCGGCACGGCCACCGAGACCACATCGACGGAATCCAGAAGTTCCGAGCGACTCATCGACTGGGTACCGTACTCGGCAGCGACGGTGGCGGCTTGGTCCGCGTCGACGTCCGTAACGCCGACGAGGTTGGCATCGCGCAGCTCGCTGTAGACCCGGGCGTGGTTCTGCCCCATCGACCCGACACCGATGACGCCGGCGTCGAGCCGCTGGGTGGAGGTGTTCGTCTCGGTCATGTGTCGGCCCGATCACTCCGATGGAGGGCGTCGGTGCGTGGGACCGATATCGAACCCGTGTCGGTGGTATCCGGACGGTACCGCGTCCCGTAAGCTGGTGTTACTTCCGGGCGTTCGCACCGACGTCTTCGGGTATGAGTACGGTTTTCGACTACTCGGTAAGACACAGTTCCAATCTCGGCGGAACACCTATTGTTATAGTCTGCTTGCGGCGTGTAGGGGTTTCATACGGCGGTTCGCGCCGGAACGCCGAACGCGGGGGGCCACTCAGAGGTGGGGCTTAGCTCCGACAGGCACCCATTACGTCCCGGACGATTCCGACGATTCGTTGTCTGTCGGCCGCATCGACGTACGGGTGGGTCGGCAGCGTGAGGATTTCGTCCTGAAGTCGCGCGGCGCCGGGGAACTCCTCGGCGTCCAGCGGCGGCCAATCGTAGAGGGCGGCCGTCCCGATGCCCGCCTCGGCGAACCGCCGTTCCAGTTCGGCCCGACGCTCGGTGCCATCGACCAAAATCGGGTAGCGGACGTGCTGATGCTTCGAGAGGCCGTCGACGGGGCGGACGTGCCTGATTCCCGGACAATCGGCCAGTTCGCTCGCGTAGACGCGGGCGGTGTGTTCCCGCTGGCGTCGGTGGTCCTCGAGTCGGTCGAACACGCGGCTTGCGATGGCCCCCTGAAAGTTCGAGAGGGTCGCGAACGGCGGTTCGTATGGGACGCCGAACTTGGCTTCCGGGTGGGTGCTAAAACGGTTATCGTCGCCGCTGAAGCGGTCGAGCCAGTCGCTGGCCTGCGAGTAGACGTAAAACAGTCGCGGGTGACCGAACGCCGCATAGCCCGACAGAACGCCGAGGTTCGGCGAAACGGCGGGACGCCCCTCGTCGGCGAATTCGAGGTCGTCGTTTCGGGAGACGACCATCCCGCCGCCGACCGGAATCGGCTTGCCCTGCTGGAAGTTCAGCACCGAGCAGTCACCGAACGTGCCGAGGCGGTCGCCCTCGTATTCGGCGCCCAGCGCGTAGCCCAGCGCTTCGACGAGGAAGATGTCGTTGTCACGGCAGTACGATTCGATTTCGTCCATCGACGAACCGTAGCCCAACACGTTGACCGCGACGATGGCGAGGGTATCGTCGGTCGGCAGCGCCTGGATGGCGTCCATGTCCAGCGCCATCGTCTCGGGGTCGACGTCGTACCGGGTGAAATCCAGCCCGACGCCCTCGATTGCGTCGGGGAAATCCAGGCTACAGAACGCCGGAATCAACACCTCGGTTCGGTCCTCGGCCGTTTTCGCGTCCAATTCCAGAAGACACGCACCCAGTGCGCGCCGAAACGAGGTGTAGGTCCCGACGGCTGTCGCATCGAGGAACGCCCCGATATCGTTGCGGAACTCGTCGCGGCCGGCCGCCGACAGCTGGCCGGCGACGCCGGCCGCGATGTCGGCCGGACCGAGCGGCGTGACCGCCGCGGGGACGTGCCGAAAGCGACGCGGGCGGTCCCACCCTTCAGAGCCGGTGGCTCTCTCGAGGAGGCGTTCGACCGACGAGGGTTCGTCCTGTTGCATTCGCTGATTGCTTCGGGGCCGTTTTCAAAGGTATGGGCTTCTTACCGGCGGTTCCGGGGCCCGTCACCCCGTTATACGTACCCCAGGTGTTCGAGATGCTGCTGGACGTCGTCGTCGGGACCCGTATCCTCGCTGTCGGTCTCGTGGCTGTACTCGGGCTCGTATTCGCCGGTGTCGGTAGCGCTCAACTCGACCCACGGGACGCGCCGGAGGGTCGGATGCGGAACCCCGATGGGGTGTCTGTGAACGCCCAGTTCCCCGAAGCATTCGCCGTGGTCCGCCGTGAGGACGACCGATTCGGCGTCGATGCTCTGCAGCAGGACCTCGACGTGGTCGAGCGCCCACCGGAGTTCGTCGAGATAGAGCTCCCAGACCGTCTCTTTGGCGACCGTTCCCTCCGCGAGATGCTTCAGGGGCCGGCGCTCGTAGTCGTGGAGGTCCCGGTCCTCCGTTCGGGCCGCCCGCGTGTACGGCGTGTGCGGGTGTTTGTAGTGGATGATGTGTCGGGTCGGGTCCATCGACCGGTGGAGGGAGATCGCCCGGTCGGTCAGGACTTGCGGCGAGAACTGCTCGTCGTCCTCGGGGTTCGACTGCAACGCCGAGTAGAAATTCCCGAACTCGCTTGCGGGGACGATATCCCAGTCGACGAGGTCGAACAGGGGTTCGTTCGACGTGTAGGGGTCGTCGCCCCCTTCGAGGATTTTCGCCGAATAGACGTTCATCGACGTGTACGCGGTTTCGGCGATTTCCTCGCGGTACTCGTTCGTGAACGTGTTCGCGATCCACTCGGGCGTCGCGCTCCCGACGGAGGTAATCGAGTCGATGGCCCGCCCATCGAGGAAATCGTACTCGTCGGCGACCGCTTCGAGCGCATCGACGCGACAGGTGTCCAGAATGACGAGCACGTCCCAGTCCTTGCTGAAGACGTTCGTCCCGAGCGGCATTCTGGAGGTGAGGGCGTACCAGCCGCTCAAGTAGAGTCGATACGGGTAACTCAGTATCTCCTTGAACGACTCGTGATTCCGTTTCATGCAGTCGGCTTCCGGCCATCCTGAGTTAATTATGAACTCCGTACTGCTGTGGGCGGGCGGTAAGAGCCGATTACTCGTTGCGGAGGTGATTATGAGTGCCCTACACCGAGGTAAGCGTCCGTTATCGGGTACGCCCGTGAGTCGCCTTCGGGAGCCATCCGTACGGACATCGTCTAGGTTCCATGGGTTGATGTACCGGTCGTTTATAAGCCGGAGTCGGTGTCGAGGGCTGCGCGCGAGATCTCCGCTCGGTCGGCACCGAAACCGGTATTCCCGCGATACTGGGCGTATAAGAACTCCTTACTGGCCGATATCCACCGCTTACGGCTGAACGAGTCTCGTAAAACGAGCGACTGTGACTGGTTAGCAACCGGTACGCATCCGTAACAATTACTGGTGCGTCCGAGACCAACTGTAGCCAATACCTACTCAATCCCGTAAATAGGGTTATACGAGTAAGTGGGTCATACCCGTCTATGCCAGACAGGCATGATGAACCTACCGCGAAGGAGCAAGACGACCGGGAAACGACGAACAAATCGCTCAGCCGACGACGGCTGATTCAGATCGGCGGGACGGGTCTCGCCATCGGCGCGCTCGGGACGGTCGGGGCGTCGGCCCTGGATACCGACCTCTCCAACAGCATCGTCATCGACGGGACGGTCTCCTCGGAAACAGCGGCCTACGAGTTCCTGACCTCGGGGGATGTCGCGCTACATCCCGACCTCGGTTCGAACACCGATTCCACGAACCTCAACAGCGGCCACGTAACCGGTACCGTCGGGAACGAAACCCACGCTTACCAGTTCAACGGGACGCTTTCGTATCTCGACGTCGACGGGAATGCCGAAATAACGCTTCTCTACGGTGACAGCGGGGCCACGAACACCGACCGCCTCGAAATCGTCGCCGCCAGCGACGGGAGCGTCGACTACCAGATCACGAGTTCCGACACCGTCGAGAAGGTCACCGACAACGGCGACCGCTCGGCCAACGACGGGGAAGACACCGTCACAGAGAACAACGACGGCACGTGGACCGTTACCGGGTCGACCGCCAACGGCTCCGGCGACACCTACGATTTCCACGGCAGTATCGATCATTTCGAACCCGTCACGGGCGACTTCACCCTCTTTTTCAACGGCGAGGAAACGACGGTCACCGAACTGACCGGCCAGAAAGTCGACGACGGTGAAACGACGGTCGACCGCGAGCACTGGTACTCCTTCGAGGCGACCGGCGACCAGTACGCCGACTACTACATCGAGGTCGAGGACGGCGGCAACATGATTCCCTCGACGGTCGACGACGCCGTCATCGAGAACGACTTCCACTGGATCAACGACGACGGGACGAAAGCGGCGGGTCGAATCGACCCCGGCGAAACCCATGCCTACGCGTTCGACACGCTCGTCGCCGACGTCACCATCGACGGCGAGGCCGACGCCACGGTCAATGGCTCGCCGTCCGACCTCAGCAACTACCCGCAGGATACGGCCTCCGGTGACCACTGGAAGGGCTACTTCCCGTGGCATATCGAGGGCGAGACCCGCGATCACTGGTACTCCTTCGAGGCGACCGGCGACCAGTACGTCGACTACTACATCGAGGTCGAGGACGGCGGCGACATCATCCCGTCGCTGGAGAACGACGCGATAGTCGAATACGAGTTCTTCTGGATCGGCGACAACGGCACGAAGGCGGCCGGTCGGGTCGACCCCGGCGAGACCCACGCCTA of the Natronomonas halophila genome contains:
- a CDS encoding nucleotide sugar dehydrogenase, producing the protein MSQQVGERTGLYGAAEDETAQRAAFTGGDVPVAVYGLGKMGLPLAAVYAAVSGNAIGVDIDEDVVQTINNGDCHIKREPGLSELVTDMVEDGAFRATTDSAAAAEEAAVHVLMVPTLLTDEQKPDLAALLSAVRDVGAGLSPGDLVVVESTVPPRTTTDLVVPLLAETSGLSPEEFGAAACPERTVSGQALADIRGTHPKVVGGVDAESTRAAALIYDEISDNRIVETTDATTAEAVKVFEGVYRDVNIALANQLAKYSRPMDIDVNEAIDVANTQPFCEIHTPGPGVGGHCIPVYPYFLTGAFDVDDPLLPTARDINDGMADYTVSMLRHVLDTEGVAPADSRVLLLGMTYKANIEELRNAPSLPIARLLREEGSTVLAADPMLDDWDDLDVERVALPDVYEQDVDAVVVVTPHDEFADLDWAAFDAPILDGRRAVDAGSADVPVYSIGGRWP
- a CDS encoding Gfo/Idh/MocA family protein, which produces MTETNTSTQRLDAGVIGVGSMGQNHARVYSELRDANLVGVTDVDADQAATVAAEYGTQSMSRSELLDSVDVVSVAVPTPYHYETTLECIERGIDVLVEKPFVDDLDKGRDLAERAEAAGVTLQVGHIERFNPATRVLADIVPDLDVVAIDIDRLGPPLNRDNEDSVIMDLMVHDIDILLSLVDSEIESVSAAARDERHATVQFRFENESVAALTASRLTQEKVRKLSVTAISCRVNVDFISQTVEIHRRSLPEYIESDGDIRYRHESVVERPIVENGEPLKAELEAFIEAAREGTEPLVTAEDAIRVLEIATDIEEMALKPKRVVQ
- a CDS encoding DegT/DnrJ/EryC1/StrS family aminotransferase, with amino-acid sequence MQQDEPSSVERLLERATGSEGWDRPRRFRHVPAAVTPLGPADIAAGVAGQLSAAGRDEFRNDIGAFLDATAVGTYTSFRRALGACLLELDAKTAEDRTEVLIPAFCSLDFPDAIEGVGLDFTRYDVDPETMALDMDAIQALPTDDTLAIVAVNVLGYGSSMDEIESYCRDNDIFLVEALGYALGAEYEGDRLGTFGDCSVLNFQQGKPIPVGGGMVVSRNDDLEFADEGRPAVSPNLGVLSGYAAFGHPRLFYVYSQASDWLDRFSGDDNRFSTHPEAKFGVPYEPPFATLSNFQGAIASRVFDRLEDHRRQREHTARVYASELADCPGIRHVRPVDGLSKHQHVRYPILVDGTERRAELERRFAEAGIGTAALYDWPPLDAEEFPGAARLQDEILTLPTHPYVDAADRQRIVGIVRDVMGACRS